GCGCCGGTCTCCTCCGGGTCGTCGCCCGTGCCCAGCGTCCACGCGTCGAGCTCGCGCGCACCGAGCCCGAGCGCGCGGGCGACGGCCTCGTCGAGCCGGACGGGCCCGGCGGTGGCGTCGAGCCGGAGCAGTCCCGTCGTGGGCCGGGGGGCCTCGACGACGATGCCGCGGAACCGCGCGCCGGTGGGCCGGGCGGAGGCGGGGCGCTCGCCGGGGTCGAGCGGCCGGCGCTCCCACGTCGCGCCGGGGAACCACGCGGCGGCGAGCGGGCGCACGTCGGTGCCGGCGGGGAGCACCAGGACGTGCCGGCCGACGAGCGGCGCGGGGACGACCTCGGCCAGGATCATGGGCGGACCGTACCCCGGGATTGCTGCGGGCAGGTTTCGGCGTGGTGTCGGACGCGGCGAGTCCCCGGGACACGCCGGACGTGCAGGTCAGCGCCTAATCGCTTCACGTGTCCACATCGGGGCAACCCTTTGCACACCGCTGTGGACAGACCCTGTGGACAAAAGTTGCGGCGGGGTCAGGCGCGCACGTCGTGCAGGTGGTGCACGACGTCGTGCACGAAGTACTGGCCGAGCGTGCGGACGGTGAACACCGAGCCGTTCGACCGGCGACCGGGACGCTCCACCTGCTCCTCGCGCACCGCGTCGAACCGGTCCGCGATCACGTCGGCGGCGTCGGCGAGCTCGTCCGCGACGACGACCGGGTCCTGCAGGTCGTACCGGTCCTCGAGCGCGGTCGCGTCCTGGTCCCAGTTCTCGAACAGCGGGTCGTCCTGCTCGAGCATGAGCTGCAGCCGGCCGTCGAACACCCGCAGCACGTCGCGCACGTGTGCCCCGTACTCCAGCACGCTCCACACGTGCGGCGCGGGCCGGACGCGCGCGTCCTCGCGGTTGAGCGCCGAGATCCAGCGCGGGGTCAGGTCGCGGACGGTGCCGCCGATCGCGTGCACGTCGACGTCCGCGGCGGAGAACCCGCACTCGGGGCACGGCTCGCGCAGCACCCACGTCCAGTCCTTGGTGTCCGGCTCGATCGCCGGGGCGGGCTGGGCGTCGGCGGGTTCGGTCGTCGGCTCGCTCGTCATGCCCGCACGCTAGACGCTCCGCGTCGCCGTGTCGCCGTCGGGTCCACACCTGTCGGTGGCTCGACGCCGCGTGTCCGTCGCGGGCGCCTCAGACCACCCCCGCGGCGTGCAGCTCCTCGTACTCGGCGTCCGTCAGCACGCGTGACCGCAGCAGGAACCGCACACCCTCGGGCGCCTCGAGCGAGAACCCCGCGCCGCGGCCCGGCACCAGGTCGATCGTCAGGTGCGTGTGCTTCCAGTACTCGTACTGCGCGCGCGTCATCCACACCGGCACGGCCGCCCCGTCGCCCAGGTCGAGGTCGCCGAGGTGCACGTCGACGTCGCCCGTGATGAGGTCGCCCGCCGGGTAGCACATCGGCGACGACCCGTCGCAGCACCCGCCCGACTGGTGGATCATCAGCTCGCCGTGCTGCGCGCGCAGCGTCCGCAGCATGTCGAGCGCGGCGTCGGTGGCCGCGACCCGCTCCGGCAGTCCCATCTCGCCTCCTCCCCCGCCCGGCGACGACCGGTCCCCCGGCCGGCCGCCGTCGGGCGGCGTCGCCCGTCGTCCCGCGGTGAGCCCGACGGCCGCGGCGGAAGCTCCCCTCCGAACCTCCGCCGCGACCGCGTGCCCGCCCGTCAGAACAGCCCGAGCGACTCCTGCGTGTAGGACACCAGGAGGTTCTTCGTCTGCTGGTAGTGGTCCAGCATCATCTTGTGGTTCTCGCGGCCGACGCCCGAGCCCTTGTAGCCGCCGAACGCCGCCGCCGCGGGGTACGCGTGGTAGCAGTTCGTCCAGACGCGGCCCGCCTCGATGTCACGACCGGCGCGGTACTGGATCGCCGCCTCGCGGGACCAGACGCCGGCACCGAGGCCGTACAGGGTGTCGTTGGCGATCGAGATCGCGTCCTCGTAGTCCGAGAACGCCGTCACCGCCACGACCGGGCCGAAGATCTCCTCCTGGAAGACCCGCATGGAGTTCTTCCCCTCGAAGATCGTCGGCGTCACGTAGTACCCGCCCGACAGGTCGCCCGCCAGCTCCGCCCGGTGCCCGCCCGTCACCACCCGCGCCCCCTCCGCGCGGCCGATGTCCAGGTAGGACAGGATCTTCTCGAGCTGGTCGTTCGACGCCTGCGCGCCGACCTGCGTGTCGGTGTCGAGCGGGTCGCCCTGGCGGAGGTTCTCCGTGCGGGCCTTCGCGGCCTCCAGGAACTCGTCGTAGATCGACTCCTGGATGAGCGCGCGCGACGGGCACGTGCACACCTCGCCCTGGTTGAGCGCGAACATCGCGAAGCCCTCGAGCGCCTTCTCGTAGAAGCCGTCCTTCTCGCGCGCGACGTCCTCGAAGAAGATGTTCGGGCTCTTGCCGCCGAGCTCGAGCGTCACCGGGATGATGTTCTGGCTCGCGTACTGCATGATCAGGCGGCCCGTCGTGGTCTCGCCCGTGAACGCGACCTTGCGGACCCGCGGCGACGACGCGAGCGGCTTGCCCGCCTCGACCCCGAACCCGTTGACGACGTTGACGACCCCCGCCGGGAGCAGGTCCCCGATCAGCTCCATGAGCAGCAGGATCGACGCGGGCGTCTGCTCGGCCGGCTTGAGCACCACGGCGTTGCCCGCCGCGAGCGCCGGGGCGAGCTTCCACGTCGCCATGAGGATCGGGAAGTTCCACGGGATGATCTGCGCGACCACGCCCAGCGGCTCGTGGAAGTGGTAGGCGATCGTGTCGCCGTCGATCTCCGAGATCGACCCCTCCTGCGCGCGGATCGCGCCCGCGAAGTAGCGGAAGTGGTCGATGGCCAGCGGGATGTCGAACGCGAGCGTCTCGCGCACCGGCTTGCCGTTCTCCCACGCCTCGGCCGCCGCGAGCATCTCGAGGTTCTGCTCCATGCGGTCCGCGATCTTGTTGAGGATGACGGCCCGCTCCGTCGCGGTCGTCCTCCCCCACGAGCGCGCGGCGCCGTGCGCGGCGTCGAGCGCACGCTCGATGTCGTCGGCGTCGCCCCGGCCGACCTCGGTGAACGTCCGGCCCGTCACCGGGCTGGGGTTCTCGAAGTAGCGGCCCGACGCGGGCGCGACGAACTCGCCGCCGATCCAGTGGTCGTAGCGGTCGCGGTAGGAGATGAGGCTGCCGGGCTGTCCCGGCGGCGCGTAGACGGTCATCACGCCTCCCTGGCGGGGTCCGCGGGCGAAGGCTTGTGGCGCGCCCGGGGTCGCGGCGTCGTTGCCCCGACACGCCCACGCTAGGCACGGCGCGTTGCAGGACCGTTGCACCGCCGCGGGCGGTCAGGAGGTCGTCGACCCGGTGCTTGCTACCGGGACATCGGCGAGTCCGGTCACCACACCCGGGTCGCCGTGCGCGAGGGCGGGCGACACGGGTGGGGAGGCGGCAGTAGGACGTCAGCCGGCGCGGTCGGTGAGGCGGCGGGCCAGGAGGTCGAGGCGGCCGCGGGCCTGGACGTGCGCGGGCGTGCCGCGCGGCGCGAGGACCGCGAGCCGCTGCCACGCCTGCCAGTCGTCGGCACCGTCGTCGGACGACACCCACCGCGACACCGCACCCTCCTCGGGGCTGGCCAGCACGGCGGCCCGCAGGTCGGCGCGCAGGTCCTCGCGGATGCGCTCGACGCCGGGCGCGACGGACCGCGGCAGGACGACGCCGGGGTGGTTGGCGAGCGCGGCGACGACGTCCCCGACCTCGAGCAGCCCGCGCACGGTGTCGGCGTCGGAACGGACCGGCACGGTCAGCCGGTAGGGGCGCGACGACGACAGGAGGGGTCCGACGACGCGTCGCAGCCGTGACACCTCGGCCCGGACGGTGACGTCGGACAGCACGTCGTCGGAGAGCTGCACGGCGAGCTCGTCGGCCGTGAGCCCCGCGGGGTGCTGGGCGAGGAGCAGCAGGATCTCGGCGTGCCGCAGCGTGAGGCGCACGTCGCGGCCGTCGAGGTGGAGCGTCGGGACGGCCGGGCCGAGGACACGCAGCCGCGCGCCCGCTGCGGACCGGGGGCCGCCCGTGATGGCGGTGACGGCGCGCTCGGACGGCAGCTGGAGCACGGGGGCGACGGCGGTGCGCGCGAGCTCCGCCTCGACGGCCGCGACGGTGGCCCGGACCAGCGACATCATCACGGCGGTCGCGACGACGGGCCCGCCGGTCACGTCGAGCACGCCGAGCACCTGCCCGGACGGGGCGCGCACGGGCGCCGCCGTGCAGTTCCACGGGTGCACCGTGCGCGCGTAGTGCTCCGTCCCGACGACCTGCGCGGGCCGCTCGGTGACGAGCGCGACGCCCGGTGCGTTCGTGCCGGCACGGTCCTCGCTCCACACGGCGCCCTCGACGAACCCCACGCCCTCGACCCTGCGGCGCACGTCCCGGTCGCCCTCGACCCACAGCAGCCGGCCCGCGTCGTCGGTGAGCGCGGTGATCCACCCCGCGCCGGCGCCGGGACGGACCAGGAGGTCGCGGACCACGGGCATCGCGGCGGCGAGCGGGTGCGCGCGGCGGTAGGACGTGAGGGTGCGCCCGGCCATGTCGACGGGCGGCGCGGGGACCTCGGGATCGACGCCGCTGCGCGCGCTGCGCCGCCACGAGTCCGCGACGAGGCGTCGGACGTGCTGCCCGGCGAGCCGCCCGGTCGTGACGAAGTGCTCGTGGGCGACACGCACGGAGTCGTGCTGCGACATGACTCTCCCCTCGACCCATCGCCGAGCACCGGCCCCCCGTGACCTCCGAGTGTACGAATCGTCCTGCTTCCGCGCGCGGAGGTCCGCAGAAGGATCGGCGCGTCGCGTACGTGGCGGCACCGCCGCGGCTCCTTCCGGTCGGGCGACGGACGCCCGGGACGCCGGTGCGCCCCCGCGCCGCGAGGGCAGCATCGCGTTCCCTTTGGTGCACAGCCCGTGGGCAGGGGGCGGCCGCGCGGCTAGCCTGACGAGGGTCGAGGGAGACGCAATGGCCGAGCGCATCTGCGACGTGTGCGGCGCCGTGAACCCGGCGACGGCCGAGTTCTGCCGGGTGTGCGACACCTACTTCGGCTGGGACGGCGGTCAGGCGCCGACCGGCGCGACGGGCGCGCCCGCGTCCGGCTCGGCACCCCCGGGGGCGACGACCGCCACGGCCGCCCCGACGAGCACGTCGTCCACGACCGCCGCGTCGGGCGGGTCGGCCGCCGCGGGCCTGCGCCCGGAGGAGCGCGCACAGGTGCCCGTGGTGTCGCCCGAGCAGGCCGCGGTCGTCGTCACGGCGGACGCGCCCGGCACGTTCACGCTGTCGCTGAAGAACGCGTCCCCGGTGGTCGACGGGATGGTCGTGCACGCGCTCGCGCCGCCGTCGTGGCTGGTCGCGACGCACGACGACGCGAACCTCATGCCGGGCGAGGCGCGCACCGTCACGGTGACGCTCGCCGCCCGGCCGGGCGAGGCGCTCGTCGCCCAGGAGCTCGACCTGCCGATGGCGGTGCGGTCGTCGCTCGACCCGGCGAAGGCGGCGCCGGTCGCCGTCCGGGTGACGGTCCCGCCGTACGGTCCGCCGGCGACGCTCACCAGCCGCCCGCACCTGATCCAGCTGGAGGACGCGACCGAGGGGTCGTTCACCGTCACGCTCGACAACCGCGCGTCCAACCACCCGCGGCACTACGCGCTGACCGTGCAGGACGACGAGGACGTCGTGCGCGCCTCCGTGGTGCCGCCGTCGGTGGACGTCCCGGCGCTCGGCACGGCCGACGTCCGCGTCCGGTTCACCGCGCCCGCCCCCGACGCCGGACGCGAGGCCACCCGGCAGCTCGACGCTCTCGGGGTCGGACGACGACGGGCCCGTCTCGACGACGGTGACCGTCGTGCTGCGCACGGCCGCCGTGGAGGAGCCGGAGCCGTTCACGGTGCGGCTCGAGCCGAGCCACCTGCACGTCGTCGGGACGGACACGGGCGCGTTCGACGTGATCGTCGACAACCGGGCGGACGACGACGGGCTGCCCGTCGAGGTCGCCGGCCGCGACCCGCAGCGGCTCGTCGCGTTCTCGTTCGGGCACGACCGGTTCGTGGTGCCGGGCGGTCGGGCGACACGGGTGCACGCGCTGCTGCGGACGACCGCGCCCGCACCGGGCACGTCGGCGTCGCGGCCGTTCTCGGTGGTGGTGTCGGACGGGCGGCGCGAGGTGGAGGCGACGGGTCTGGTCGACGTGAGCGCGCCGGCGGACCCGATCACGACGGCCCGTCTCCAGGTGCATCCCGCGACGCTGTCGACGCAGGCCCGGCGCGGGGTGTTCGCGGTCGACGTGGACAACCGCGCCGGGGCGTCGCCGCTGACGGTGCGCCTGTCGGCGAGCGACGAGCTCGGGCAGGCGCGGTTCGCGTTCTCGCCGGGACAGGTGACCGTGGCGCCGGGCCAGGTGGCGCGCGTGCAGCTCGCGGTCGACGCTCCCCTGCCCGACGGCGGGACGTCGAGGTCGCGCGCGGTGACCGTGGTCGCGAGCGACGCCGCGGGGTCGGTCGAGGGTCGCGCGACGCTCACGCAGAGCGCCCGGGACTGGCGGCCCGTCGCGAAGCGGTGGCTGGTCTGGCTCGGCGCGATCGCGATGATCGCGGGTGCGCTGCTGCCGTGGCTCGACGGTCAGGTGGTGGACCTCGAGCTGGTGGTGACCGAGGCCGCGTCGGGCGACGAGGTGGCGATCAGCATCGCGGCGGCGGTCGCGGCGACGCTGCTGGTCGCGCTTCTCGCGCTCGTCATGCTGCTCGGCCTGACCGGCACGGGGAAGCAGATTCGGCGGTCGGCGATCCTCGCGGCGCTGCTCGGGATCGGGGCACTGATCGCCCAGGGGCAGTTCCGGGTGGACGACGCGTTCGTCGTGACGAACGGCGTGCCGCTGATCCTCGTCGGCGCCGTCCTCGGGTTCGTCGGGGGCGTGCTCGCGCGGCCGCGCGCGCAGGGCTGACCGGCAGGCGGGCGCGGGCGCGGGTTTCTGACAGAACGTGAGACGATGTCACCATGCCCAAGATCATCGGCGGGTCGCTGCACGAGCACCGCGAGCAGACGCGCAGCAAGCTCTTCGCCGCGCTGTCCGCCCTCATGGCCGAGCGCGGCTTCGACGCCATCACGCTCGCCGAGATCGCGCAGGCCGCCGGCGTCGGACGCACCGCCGTCTACAACCACTTCCCCGACAAGGAGGCGCTGCTGCTCGGGTTCATCACCCACGAGACCGAGCAGTACACCGCCACCCTGCAGCGCTCGCTCGACGACATCGAGGACCCCGTCGAGCAGCTGCGCACCTACGTCCGCCAGCAGGCGTCGCTGACGCGCGTCTACCACGTCGCCCCCGGGCCCGAGCTGCGCTCCGTGCTGTCCCGGAGCGCGCAGCAGCGGGTCCGCGAGCACGTCGTCGTCGTCGAGCAGATCCTGCGGCGCATCCTCGCCGCGGGTATCGAGACGGGCGTCTTCCCCGACCAGGACGTCGACACGATCGTGCCGCTCGTCAACGCGTGCCTCTCCGGCCGCGGCGTGCCCGAGCGCGGCGCCGAGCGCGAGCGCGCGATCGAGCAGACCGAGACGTTCGTGCTGCGCGCGGTCGGCGCCCTCACGCCCGTCCCCGCCTGACGTGCCGCACGACGCAGGCCGACCCGGCAGACGCCCCGGGCCGGGCGGGCGAGGTCGTCCCGGTCGCGGCGGGCAGCGTCCCGACGACCAGCGCCCCGACCGCCGCGACCGGCGGGGCGAGCAGCCCGCGTCCCGACCGGCGCGTGACCGGCGGACGCAGCCCGCACCCGCCCGTCCAGCGGGGACTCTCGTCGAGCTCACGTACCTCGACGGTCTCCGCGACGTGCTGCTCGACGAGGCCGTCCAGGTCCTCGCGCCGCGACGCGCGCCCGTCGACGTCGCCGGACGCGACGACGCGCTCGCCGTCCGGGTCGACGGCCCGCTCGCCGACGTGCTCCGGCTGCGCACCGCCGTCGCCGCGTACGTGTCGCTGCACTTCGACGTCCCCCGACCGCGGTCGCTGACCAGCGGCGACCACCTCGCGCGGATCGTCGACGCCGTCTACGCGTCGCTGCGGGTGGCCGGCTCGTCGTCGTTCCGGTTCGAGGCGGCGGGCGCCGACTCCGCGGTGTTCGCGCGCCTCGCCGACCTGGTCCACGAGGCGACCGGCCTGCAGCACGACGCGGCGGACGGTCAGCTGGTCATCCGCGTCCGTCGTGGCGCCCGGACTCCCGACCGCACCGCCGACCGCACCGCCGGCCGTCCGACCGGCCGCTCCGCGAGCCGCGCGACCGACGTCGACCCCGGCTGGGACGTGCTCGTCCGCGTCGGGCCACGCCCGCTGTCCGCCCGGACGTGGCGCGTGGTCGACTACCCCGGCGCGCTCAACGCGACGATCGCCGCGGCGATGGTCCGACTCGGCGAGGTCCGGGACGAGGACCGCGTGCTCAACCTCATGTGCGGCTCGGGCACGCTGCTCGTCGAGCGCCTGCTCGCGGGCCCGGCCGCGTCCGCCGTGGGCGTCGACGTCTCCCCTGACGCCCTCGACGCGGCCCGCGCCAACCTCGCCGCCGCACGCGTCCGCGCGACGCTCACCACCGCGGACGTCCTCACGGCCACGCCCGGCGACGACGGCGCGTGGGCGGCCGCCGGGTTCGACCTCGTGCTCGTCGACCCGCCGTGGAGCGGGTTGCACGGCGACCACGCCTCGGCGGTGGACGTCCACGCCGGGGTGCTCCGGGCGGCCCGCGCGGCCGCCGCCCCCGGGGCGCGGTGCGTCGTCGTGACGCACGAGGTCAAGGTCATGGAGCGCTGCCTGCGGGACGCGTCCGCTCTGTGGTCCGTCCGCGAGACGCTCCGGGTGTTCGCCAAGGGCCACCACCCGCGCGTCTACGTGCTCGACGCCGCCTGACCGCCCACCGGCGTCCCGCCCGCCGGTGCCGCACCGCCGCCGGGCGTCCCGTCGGACGGCGGCTCGTGCGCCTCGATCCACTCGTCGATGCGCAGCCACGACGCGAACAGCCACTCCTCGGCGGTGTCCCGGTCGCGCGGCACGTCCGCGGGCGCGACGCTCCACCCCTTCATGACGATGCGCTTGTCCATGGGCAGCTCACGCCAGATGTCGTGCACGGTGACGAGCCGGTCGAGGCCGGTGTGGCCGACGAACACGACGCCCGCGTCGGGCGCCTCGTCGAGGGCCGACAGCACGCCACCGGCGTGCGGTGCCATCACGTTCGTCATCTGCTCGGCCTGCACGGCGAGCTCGGCGCGACCGTCGCGGCGCAGCGCGTCGATGCGGGCGCGCCGCCGCCGCGGCGTGAAGTTGCCACCCTCGGGGAAGATCACGAGCGCACCGCGCGGACCGAGCCCCTCGGCGAGGTCGCCGACGGCCGCGGCCAGGCCGGGCGCACCGTGACGGCGGGCCTTGCGCGGGGTGATGAACTGCGTGGGCAGACGGTTGAGCAGCACGTCGATCGCGGGGTCCCACTGCAGCGTGTCCTTGAGGACGATCCGCGGCTCACGGTCGAACCAGTTGAGCAGCGCGTGGACCAGGATGAACGAGTCCCCCGGGCCGGCGTGCCGGCTCGCGACGACGATCGGCTGCCCGGTCAGGACCGTCCCGAGGTCGGCGTCGACGATGTCGATGCGCAGCCGCAGCGTCCACCGCACCTGCCAGAACAGGACCTGCAGCATGCGCCGGGCCAGCCGGTAGTGCGCGCGCTCGTACGACGGCCGGTGGATCGCCCACCCGAACCCCGACCCGATCCACAGCCCGAGGAGCGCGACCAGGCAGACGGCGTCCCACAGGACGTAGAAGCTCGCCATCCACAGCGCGCGCGGCACGCGCAGCCGCCCGGGCAGCGCCCACGTCACGGCCCCGAGCACCAGCAGGACGAGCATGAGGCTCGTGGGGACGAGCAGCACCGCGACGGCGACGACCGCCGGCGCGAGCACGATCCGTCGGACCCACCGCGGCGGCAGCCGCCAGGTCATGACCGGGCCGCCAGGTACGCGCGCGTCGCCTCGCGGGCGGCGTCGATGCGTCGACGGGTCGCGTCCATCCGCCGGTACGACCCGAGCCGCTCGTCGCCCGGCGCCGGCCCGCCGCTGGGCAGGACGTGCACCGTGACGCCGTCGGGCACCCGCTCGATCTCGCGCGTGAAGCGGTGCCGGCGCGCGATCTCGAAGCTCACGCGCGCCACCTCGCTCGGCTTCTCCGGCACCACGACCGCCTCCTCGATCCGTCCGACCTGGAGCACGTACACCGTCGTCGCACCGCGGTCCACGGCCTCGCCGAGCGGGATGGAGTTCACGATGCCGCCGTCGACGTAGTGCTCGTCGCCGATCGTGGTCGGGGGCAGGATGCCCGGGACGGACGACGACGCGAGCACCGCCGGGATGACGGGCCCGTGGTCGAACCACTGCTCCGCGGTCCGCTCGATGCTCGCCGCGGCGACCGCGAGCGGCACCGTGAGGTCCTCGAACGCGAGGTCGGCGCCCAGCATGTCCTCGAGCAGCGCGCGCAGCGGCGCGGGGTCGTTGAGGTGCGTGCGCGACCGCGCGAGGCGGCGCAGCTGCTTCGGCCAGGAGTCGCCGTAGACGGCCGACGCGGCCGGTGACGCCCACGCCTCGACGAGCCGCTCGACGACCGCGGGCGTCGGGTCCGCGGCGACGGCCGCACCGTTGATCGCCCCGATCGACGTGCCGACGACGGTGTCGGGCCGGATGCCCGCCTCGAACAGCGCCTGGAGCATGCCGACCTGCACGGCGCCCCGCACGCCGCCGCCGCCCAGCACGAACCCGACCGTCATGAGCGGATCGTGGCACACCCCGTGCCCGGTGGCCCGGGGAAGGTGCGGCGCGCGTCCGTGCACGTCCCGCTGTCGAAACTGCGACGCGAATCGCTTCAGACGGTGGCCCGAAAGGGCAGCGCGTCCGCAGGGTGGAGCCCCTAGGGGGACGCGACCTCGGCGGGCGGCAGCGAGGCCGGTGCCGGGACGCGCTCACGGGGGCCGTCCCGCATCGAGAGGAGACCCGCATGACCGTCCGTGCACGCCCACGCACGCTCTTCGCCGCCCTCGCGGCGGTCGCGGTGGCCATCGGCGCCGCCGTCGTCACGTCCGCACCCGCCTCCGCCCACGGCTCCGTCACCGACCCGCCCACCCGGAACTACCGGTGC
The sequence above is a segment of the Cellulomonas fimi genome. Coding sequences within it:
- a CDS encoding patatin-like phospholipase family protein, producing MTVGFVLGGGGVRGAVQVGMLQALFEAGIRPDTVVGTSIGAINGAAVAADPTPAVVERLVEAWASPAASAVYGDSWPKQLRRLARSRTHLNDPAPLRALLEDMLGADLAFEDLTVPLAVAAASIERTAEQWFDHGPVIPAVLASSSVPGILPPTTIGDEHYVDGGIVNSIPLGEAVDRGATTVYVLQVGRIEEAVVVPEKPSEVARVSFEIARRHRFTREIERVPDGVTVHVLPSGGPAPGDERLGSYRRMDATRRRIDAAREATRAYLAARS
- a CDS encoding transcriptional regulator codes for the protein MSQHDSVRVAHEHFVTTGRLAGQHVRRLVADSWRRSARSGVDPEVPAPPVDMAGRTLTSYRRAHPLAAAMPVVRDLLVRPGAGAGWITALTDDAGRLLWVEGDRDVRRRVEGVGFVEGAVWSEDRAGTNAPGVALVTERPAQVVGTEHYARTVHPWNCTAAPVRAPSGQVLGVLDVTGGPVVATAVMMSLVRATVAAVEAELARTAVAPVLQLPSERAVTAITGGPRSAAGARLRVLGPAVPTLHLDGRDVRLTLRHAEILLLLAQHPAGLTADELAVQLSDDVLSDVTVRAEVSRLRRVVGPLLSSSRPYRLTVPVRSDADTVRGLLEVGDVVAALANHPGVVLPRSVAPGVERIREDLRADLRAAVLASPEEGAVSRWVSSDDGADDWQAWQRLAVLAPRGTPAHVQARGRLDLLARRLTDRAG
- a CDS encoding methyltransferase domain-containing protein, whose translation is MLLDEAVQVLAPRRAPVDVAGRDDALAVRVDGPLADVLRLRTAVAAYVSLHFDVPRPRSLTSGDHLARIVDAVYASLRVAGSSSFRFEAAGADSAVFARLADLVHEATGLQHDAADGQLVIRVRRGARTPDRTADRTAGRPTGRSASRATDVDPGWDVLVRVGPRPLSARTWRVVDYPGALNATIAAAMVRLGEVRDEDRVLNLMCGSGTLLVERLLAGPAASAVGVDVSPDALDAARANLAAARVRATLTTADVLTATPGDDGAWAAAGFDLVLVDPPWSGLHGDHASAVDVHAGVLRAARAAAAPGARCVVVTHEVKVMERCLRDASALWSVRETLRVFAKGHHPRVYVLDAA
- a CDS encoding TetR/AcrR family transcriptional regulator codes for the protein MPKIIGGSLHEHREQTRSKLFAALSALMAERGFDAITLAEIAQAAGVGRTAVYNHFPDKEALLLGFITHETEQYTATLQRSLDDIEDPVEQLRTYVRQQASLTRVYHVAPGPELRSVLSRSAQQRVREHVVVVEQILRRILAAGIETGVFPDQDVDTIVPLVNACLSGRGVPERGAERERAIEQTETFVLRAVGALTPVPA
- a CDS encoding DinB family protein translates to MTSEPTTEPADAQPAPAIEPDTKDWTWVLREPCPECGFSAADVDVHAIGGTVRDLTPRWISALNREDARVRPAPHVWSVLEYGAHVRDVLRVFDGRLQLMLEQDDPLFENWDQDATALEDRYDLQDPVVVADELADAADVIADRFDAVREEQVERPGRRSNGSVFTVRTLGQYFVHDVVHHLHDVRA
- a CDS encoding 1-acyl-sn-glycerol-3-phosphate acyltransferase; amino-acid sequence: MTWRLPPRWVRRIVLAPAVVAVAVLLVPTSLMLVLLVLGAVTWALPGRLRVPRALWMASFYVLWDAVCLVALLGLWIGSGFGWAIHRPSYERAHYRLARRMLQVLFWQVRWTLRLRIDIVDADLGTVLTGQPIVVASRHAGPGDSFILVHALLNWFDREPRIVLKDTLQWDPAIDVLLNRLPTQFITPRKARRHGAPGLAAAVGDLAEGLGPRGALVIFPEGGNFTPRRRRARIDALRRDGRAELAVQAEQMTNVMAPHAGGVLSALDEAPDAGVVFVGHTGLDRLVTVHDIWRELPMDKRIVMKGWSVAPADVPRDRDTAEEWLFASWLRIDEWIEAHEPPSDGTPGGGAAPAGGTPVGGQAASST
- the exaC gene encoding acetaldehyde dehydrogenase ExaC; this translates as MTVYAPPGQPGSLISYRDRYDHWIGGEFVAPASGRYFENPSPVTGRTFTEVGRGDADDIERALDAAHGAARSWGRTTATERAVILNKIADRMEQNLEMLAAAEAWENGKPVRETLAFDIPLAIDHFRYFAGAIRAQEGSISEIDGDTIAYHFHEPLGVVAQIIPWNFPILMATWKLAPALAAGNAVVLKPAEQTPASILLLMELIGDLLPAGVVNVVNGFGVEAGKPLASSPRVRKVAFTGETTTGRLIMQYASQNIIPVTLELGGKSPNIFFEDVAREKDGFYEKALEGFAMFALNQGEVCTCPSRALIQESIYDEFLEAAKARTENLRQGDPLDTDTQVGAQASNDQLEKILSYLDIGRAEGARVVTGGHRAELAGDLSGGYYVTPTIFEGKNSMRVFQEEIFGPVVAVTAFSDYEDAISIANDTLYGLGAGVWSREAAIQYRAGRDIEAGRVWTNCYHAYPAAAAFGGYKGSGVGRENHKMMLDHYQQTKNLLVSYTQESLGLF
- a CDS encoding DUF779 domain-containing protein yields the protein MGLPERVAATDAALDMLRTLRAQHGELMIHQSGGCCDGSSPMCYPAGDLITGDVDVHLGDLDLGDGAAVPVWMTRAQYEYWKHTHLTIDLVPGRGAGFSLEAPEGVRFLLRSRVLTDAEYEELHAAGVV